The following proteins come from a genomic window of Elusimicrobiota bacterium:
- a CDS encoding O-antigen ligase family protein, with protein MGRSRGGASRRQGVAVVSRFLFMGHGFFLSLVMVLPLLRNAWDPWAQTLVLGAWAFWIGLGAVMVWRRRAAFPALEGTLRAWGPLWGGVLVLALVSMAFSAHPHSAVPGALLDFSTAAFFFLGAGLSGEKRAYYRRALAGAGVLAGVVALVLDGLRSPAVGVAVNPNALASLILLAFPVAIGLWRAPSGSGKRWAWAAAAASLGVSVVLSRSLGALVVLGAQMVFLWWALNEGRRRRSGLLLGGIGAALVIAGVLLDRSDWAKFAGDPDRWAWWRTAWNMIRSHPGLGVGPGAFGEAYPLFRERTWGLNSLYAHNGYLEWLAERGVLGGGLLVAWVGRVLWISWREGHTKEDRCLWAALVGVLLFNGANIGFSFPALLWLFAFACGLVLPEVRGGNPGAPGFRRWIALGGATVFILAFAASFTVFRAGQMLEKGRAAFFQKDVAGARRWADRGLRWDPRSPELHALRAGALFQEGDRAGALLGLSESVRRAPGAAGFRMDRAELFLAMERPVNALEDYTAVNRLLPLFFPAWERRGDLLVAAGRGGEARSAYENGLTALNNPRSSARGQNKGVARERLETKIRGLEANAPH; from the coding sequence GTGGGACGGTCGCGCGGCGGCGCTTCGCGCCGACAGGGCGTTGCGGTCGTGAGCCGGTTTTTGTTTATGGGGCACGGTTTTTTTCTCTCCTTGGTGATGGTGTTGCCGCTTCTTCGGAACGCCTGGGACCCCTGGGCGCAGACACTGGTCCTGGGCGCCTGGGCTTTTTGGATCGGCCTGGGCGCGGTCATGGTCTGGCGACGGCGCGCCGCCTTCCCCGCCCTGGAAGGGACCCTAAGGGCCTGGGGGCCCCTGTGGGGGGGAGTTCTTGTTCTGGCATTGGTTTCCATGGCTTTCAGCGCGCATCCGCACAGCGCCGTCCCCGGGGCTCTCCTCGATTTTTCCACCGCCGCCTTCTTCTTCCTCGGCGCGGGCCTGTCGGGGGAGAAGCGGGCCTATTACCGGCGCGCCTTGGCGGGCGCCGGGGTCCTGGCGGGGGTTGTGGCTTTGGTTTTGGACGGGCTTCGATCGCCGGCGGTGGGGGTGGCCGTGAATCCCAACGCACTGGCGTCCCTGATCCTGTTGGCCTTTCCCGTGGCGATCGGGCTGTGGCGCGCCCCGTCCGGTTCCGGGAAACGGTGGGCCTGGGCCGCGGCGGCCGCTTCCCTCGGGGTATCGGTGGTCCTGTCCCGGTCCCTGGGAGCGCTTGTCGTCCTCGGGGCGCAAATGGTTTTCCTTTGGTGGGCGCTGAACGAAGGGCGTCGCCGACGGTCCGGACTCCTCCTTGGCGGGATCGGGGCGGCGCTGGTCATCGCGGGGGTGTTGTTGGACCGGTCCGACTGGGCCAAGTTCGCGGGGGACCCGGACCGGTGGGCCTGGTGGCGGACCGCGTGGAACATGATTCGATCCCATCCCGGCCTGGGGGTCGGCCCCGGCGCCTTCGGCGAAGCCTACCCCTTGTTTCGCGAGAGAACCTGGGGACTGAACAGCCTGTACGCCCACAACGGGTATTTGGAATGGCTGGCGGAACGGGGTGTGCTGGGCGGGGGATTGTTGGTCGCGTGGGTCGGCCGCGTGTTGTGGATTTCTTGGCGGGAAGGCCACACGAAAGAGGACCGGTGCCTGTGGGCGGCCCTGGTGGGGGTTCTGCTTTTTAACGGCGCGAACATCGGGTTTTCCTTTCCGGCGCTCCTGTGGCTGTTCGCCTTCGCCTGCGGCCTGGTCTTGCCGGAGGTTCGGGGCGGAAATCCGGGCGCCCCCGGGTTTCGTCGCTGGATCGCGTTGGGGGGCGCGACGGTTTTCATTCTGGCGTTCGCGGCGTCGTTCACCGTTTTTCGAGCGGGCCAAATGTTGGAAAAGGGTCGAGCGGCCTTTTTTCAAAAGGACGTGGCGGGGGCCCGCCGGTGGGCGGACCGGGGCCTCCGCTGGGATCCCCGTTCCCCCGAGCTTCACGCCCTGCGCGCCGGGGCGCTTTTCCAGGAAGGCGACCGGGCGGGCGCCCTCCTGGGTTTGTCCGAATCCGTTCGAAGGGCTCCCGGCGCGGCGGGTTTTCGCATGGACCGGGCGGAATTGTTCCTCGCGATGGAGCGGCCAGTGAACGCCTTGGAGGATTACACGGCCGTGAACCGCCTTTTGCCTTTGTTTTTCCCGGCCTGGGAACGACGGGGGGATTTGTTGGTCGCGGCGGGTCGCGGTGGGGAAGCGCGGTCGGCCTACGAAAACGGGCTGACGGCTTTGAACAACCCGCGGTCCAGCGCCCGGGGGCAAAACAAAGGCGTGGCCCGGGAGCGATTGGAAACCAAGATCAGAGGATTGGAAGCGAATGCGCCGCATTAA
- a CDS encoding glycosyltransferase family 4 protein yields MRRIKVVHIITRLELGGAQQNTLFTAEHLDPARFEVVLLAGQGGVLAAAPQGKPYRFVRVFGLVRSVRPWSDLLALWHLWVLLRRERPDIVHTHSSKAGILGRTAAAAARVPIVIHTFHGFGFHVEQLAGVRAFYVALERAMARLSTVLVTVSRANRDEALARGIGRPGQYRLIRSGVDLSLYTSIARRRESPAGLGVLPHEKLIVTIGPFKPQKNLHDFLRAAAIVAGRAPEARFLIVGDGEGRSAIEARIETTDLTGKVVLAGWRRDIPAILARADVFCMTSLWEGLPRALVESMVAGLPCVVNAVDGCRDLIQDGVNGFLTPPKHPMATADRLLRLLADPGMAQRIGARARASVGDEFSIHTMVRQQEALYASLASDEALFASAED; encoded by the coding sequence ATGCGCCGCATTAAAGTGGTTCACATCATCACCCGCCTGGAATTGGGCGGCGCCCAGCAGAACACCCTCTTCACGGCTGAGCATCTCGACCCCGCGCGGTTCGAGGTGGTGCTCTTGGCCGGTCAAGGGGGGGTGCTCGCCGCGGCGCCGCAGGGAAAGCCGTACCGGTTCGTCCGGGTTTTCGGTTTGGTCAGGTCGGTCCGGCCCTGGTCGGATCTTTTGGCCCTGTGGCACCTCTGGGTGTTGCTGCGTCGGGAACGGCCGGACATCGTCCACACGCACTCTTCCAAAGCCGGAATTTTGGGTCGCACGGCGGCGGCCGCGGCCCGGGTTCCGATCGTGATCCACACTTTCCACGGGTTCGGGTTTCACGTCGAGCAGCTCGCCGGGGTTCGCGCCTTTTATGTCGCGCTGGAGCGGGCCATGGCGCGGTTGTCCACGGTATTGGTCACTGTCTCCCGGGCCAACCGCGACGAGGCCCTGGCGCGGGGCATCGGCCGTCCGGGCCAATATCGGCTCATTCGCAGCGGGGTCGATCTCTCTTTGTACACCTCCATCGCCCGGCGGCGCGAATCCCCGGCGGGGTTGGGGGTTCTGCCTCACGAAAAACTGATCGTCACCATCGGTCCGTTCAAGCCCCAAAAGAATCTGCACGATTTTCTTCGCGCCGCGGCCATCGTCGCCGGGCGGGCCCCCGAAGCGCGGTTTTTGATCGTGGGCGACGGGGAGGGGCGTTCGGCCATTGAGGCCCGTATTGAGACCACCGATTTGACCGGAAAGGTGGTCTTGGCCGGTTGGCGGCGTGACATTCCCGCCATCCTGGCCCGCGCGGACGTCTTTTGCATGACGTCGTTGTGGGAGGGGCTCCCCCGGGCGCTGGTGGAGTCCATGGTCGCGGGCTTGCCCTGCGTGGTGAACGCCGTGGACGGCTGTCGGGATCTCATTCAAGACGGCGTCAACGGTTTTTTAACTCCACCCAAGCACCCCATGGCCACCGCCGACCGTCTGTTGCGGCTGTTGGCCGATCCCGGCATGGCCCAACGCATCGGCGCCCGGGCGCGCGCGTCCGTGGGGGATGAATTCAGCATTCACACCATGGTTCGCCAACAGGAGGCCCTTTACGCGTCCTTGGCTTCGGACGAGGCGTTGTTCGCCTCGGCCGAAGATTGA
- the rpmF gene encoding 50S ribosomal protein L32, with amino-acid sequence MANPKKKHTPSRRDSRRASNFRLEFGSMARCGNCGAVRPPHVVCPACGFYGKELVAAPKAPKKKDEEK; translated from the coding sequence ATGGCGAATCCAAAGAAAAAACACACCCCCAGTCGCCGCGACAGCCGGCGCGCCTCCAATTTCCGTCTGGAATTTGGATCCATGGCGCGTTGCGGCAATTGCGGCGCCGTTCGGCCGCCCCACGTCGTTTGTCCGGCGTGCGGGTTTTACGGCAAGGAATTGGTCGCCGCGCCGAAGGCCCCCAAAAAGAAAGACGAAGAGAAGTAA
- a CDS encoding DUF177 domain-containing protein, translating into MKLSFRDVEREKEVQASELLPVGQLPLDTPDRPVLAEPVPVTVKAEFQDGLVWAWVTARARLTLSCARCLEPFEIILEPAFEVRLTEESGEIVIEDEVRQNILLGLPAQPLCAPSCRGLCPQCGGNRNKKGCGCTPGTKDNPFDVLKNLKLKS; encoded by the coding sequence GTGAAGCTTTCGTTCCGGGACGTTGAACGCGAAAAAGAAGTCCAGGCGTCGGAGCTTCTCCCGGTGGGCCAACTCCCGCTCGACACCCCCGATCGGCCGGTGCTGGCCGAGCCCGTGCCGGTGACCGTGAAAGCCGAATTTCAAGACGGATTGGTTTGGGCTTGGGTGACCGCGCGGGCGCGTTTGACCTTGAGTTGCGCCCGGTGCCTGGAACCCTTCGAAATCATCCTGGAGCCGGCTTTTGAGGTGCGTTTGACCGAGGAGTCCGGGGAAATCGTCATTGAAGATGAAGTCCGGCAGAACATTCTTCTGGGGCTTCCCGCGCAACCCCTGTGCGCTCCGTCGTGCCGGGGTTTGTGCCCTCAGTGCGGGGGCAATCGCAACAAAAAAGGATGCGGGTGCACCCCCGGGACCAAAGACAACCCGTTTGACGTGTTAAAAAACTTAAAACTGAAGTCGTAA
- a CDS encoding undecaprenyl/decaprenyl-phosphate alpha-N-acetylglucosaminyl 1-phosphate transferase, with translation MIVLCIATFLAAFLLTFLLTPLARWAALRWNILDHPRTAVKTHKEPVPYLGGLAIYAGIAGALLSLRWATHFPTGTLRSLRGLLLGGALMAVLGLIDDTKKPNGLSVTTKLLFQFAAAALLIHFDIRIHFIQPEWLADALTVLWVAGISNAINLIDIMDGLAASQAVAVSMGFLLISIPSEHVYVNVAAAAVAGAALAFIPHNMSRRRKIFMGDTGSLMLGLLLAGLSLGTSYTRLSEIGVFAPLLILGVPVYDTLFVSVMRLKQGKSPFMGSKDHLAQKLRAKGFTTEQVVLSFVAATGALSSCAYLLTLTPFVFSLGIVVAAVLVGIILMVALHDVVVH, from the coding sequence GTGATCGTTCTTTGCATCGCCACCTTTCTGGCGGCGTTTCTTTTGACGTTTCTTTTGACACCCCTCGCCCGCTGGGCGGCGTTGCGCTGGAACATTTTGGACCACCCCCGGACGGCCGTGAAAACCCACAAGGAGCCGGTGCCCTACCTCGGGGGGTTGGCGATCTACGCGGGCATCGCCGGGGCCCTGTTGTCCCTCCGTTGGGCCACCCATTTTCCCACCGGCACGCTGCGGTCCCTGCGCGGATTGCTCTTGGGCGGCGCGTTGATGGCGGTGTTGGGGCTCATCGACGACACGAAGAAACCCAACGGCCTGTCCGTGACCACGAAATTGCTGTTCCAATTCGCCGCGGCCGCGCTGCTCATTCATTTCGACATCCGCATCCATTTCATTCAACCGGAGTGGTTGGCGGATGCGCTGACGGTCCTGTGGGTCGCCGGGATCTCGAACGCCATCAATTTGATCGACATCATGGACGGCCTCGCGGCCTCCCAGGCCGTGGCGGTGTCCATGGGGTTCCTGTTGATTTCAATTCCCAGCGAACACGTTTACGTCAATGTCGCCGCGGCGGCGGTGGCCGGCGCGGCGTTGGCTTTCATTCCCCACAACATGTCGCGCCGACGGAAAATCTTTATGGGCGACACCGGGAGTCTGATGCTGGGACTTTTGTTGGCCGGTTTGTCCCTGGGCACATCCTACACGCGCCTCAGTGAAATCGGGGTGTTCGCCCCGTTGTTGATTTTGGGCGTGCCCGTCTACGACACGCTCTTCGTGAGCGTGATGCGCCTCAAGCAGGGGAAATCGCCTTTCATGGGTTCCAAGGACCACCTGGCTCAAAAGTTGCGGGCGAAAGGGTTCACCACCGAACAGGTCGTGTTGAGCTTTGTGGCCGCCACGGGCGCGCTGTCCTCTTGCGCGTATCTGTTGACCCTCACGCCCTTTGTCTTTTCCCTCGGCATCGTCGTCGCGGCCGTTCTGGTGGGGATCATTTTGATGGTGGCGTTGCACGACGTGGTCGTCCATTGA
- a CDS encoding FAD-dependent oxidoreductase: MTADRLERFPLVVAGAGLAGLSAAHHARRRALVFDRAAVPGGTARSWTVGGFTFDFTGHLLHLHRPAMARWVKSLLAGNWVERRRSAWIHSHGVLTPYPFQANLHGLPAKVVRECVAGVRRARARYGDRPLEGLVHPSFDVWCRRLFGDGITRHFMRPYNEKLWTVPATDMTPDWCGAFVPVPSLAEVESGARRAHRKSFGYNTRFLYPRRGGIQVLAEAIARNLDDLRLGVSLESVDWRRRRVRLSTGETVAYGRLISTLPLPELLRRLDPFPTVLREPLRRLRWTTVTCINIGVARPQISRASWIYYPEKKYPFYRVGFPMNFTPHVVPRGGSSMYVEVSHRPGAEPRSPAAKTALVRRVRRGLEAAGVLRPTDRLPVVEVATLPYAYVIYDAHRAAATRVIFDWLEHRAAAESIGRYGGWKYSFMEEALWDGRAAALRADRALRS; this comes from the coding sequence TTGACGGCGGATCGGCTCGAGCGGTTTCCCCTGGTGGTCGCGGGCGCCGGTTTGGCCGGCCTTTCGGCCGCGCACCACGCGCGCCGCCGCGCCTTGGTGTTCGACCGCGCCGCGGTCCCCGGCGGCACGGCCCGGTCGTGGACGGTGGGGGGGTTCACTTTCGATTTCACGGGGCATTTGCTGCACCTTCACCGCCCCGCCATGGCGCGGTGGGTGAAGTCCCTTCTGGCCGGCAATTGGGTGGAGCGCCGCCGCAGCGCCTGGATTCATTCCCACGGGGTCCTCACGCCCTACCCCTTCCAAGCCAACCTCCACGGTTTGCCGGCGAAGGTGGTACGGGAGTGCGTCGCGGGCGTGCGCCGGGCGCGCGCCCGTTACGGGGACCGCCCCCTGGAGGGCCTTGTTCATCCCTCCTTTGACGTCTGGTGCCGACGCCTTTTCGGCGACGGGATCACCCGGCATTTCATGCGGCCCTACAACGAAAAATTGTGGACCGTGCCCGCCACCGACATGACCCCCGATTGGTGCGGGGCCTTTGTTCCGGTGCCTTCGCTGGCGGAGGTCGAGTCGGGCGCCCGGCGCGCGCACCGAAAGTCGTTCGGGTACAACACCCGGTTTCTTTACCCGCGGCGGGGGGGCATTCAAGTCTTGGCCGAGGCCATCGCCCGGAACCTGGACGATCTCCGCCTCGGGGTTTCCCTCGAGTCGGTGGATTGGCGCCGCCGGCGCGTGCGGCTCTCCACCGGAGAAACCGTGGCCTACGGCCGTTTGATCTCCACGTTGCCCTTGCCGGAGCTGCTCCGGCGCTTGGACCCGTTCCCGACGGTTTTGCGGGAACCGCTGCGGCGGCTGCGGTGGACGACGGTGACGTGCATCAATATCGGCGTGGCCCGCCCGCAAATCTCGCGCGCCTCCTGGATTTATTATCCCGAAAAAAAATATCCGTTTTACCGCGTGGGGTTCCCCATGAATTTCACCCCCCACGTGGTCCCGCGGGGAGGCTCGTCCATGTACGTCGAGGTATCCCACCGTCCGGGCGCGGAGCCCCGAAGCCCCGCCGCGAAAACCGCCCTCGTCCGACGGGTGCGCCGCGGTTTGGAGGCCGCGGGGGTTTTACGTCCCACCGACCGGCTCCCCGTGGTGGAGGTGGCGACGCTCCCCTACGCCTACGTGATTTACGACGCCCACCGGGCGGCGGCGACCCGGGTGATCTTCGATTGGCTGGAACACCGCGCGGCGGCGGAATCCATCGGTCGTTACGGGGGGTGGAAATATTCTTTTATGGAGGAGGCCCTGTGGGACGGTCGCGCGGCGGCGCTTCGCGCCGACAGGGCGTTGCGGTCGTGA
- the plsX gene encoding phosphate acyltransferase PlsX, with protein MTSRIALDAMGGDHGLPVNIEGALLARQELDHEIILVGDRPLIEQELAHRGHPNAFLIQHAPRVIGMHEKPADACRSKKDSSIMVCSELVAQGKADAFISAGNSGATMAAALWHLRRLPGVSRPAIATLMPTLVGNAVVLDVGANVDCKPKHLLQFAVMGSIYARAILDIPSPRVGLLTIGEEEGKGNLLTQETHPLLKASGLNYVGHVEGRDVPAGGADVFVCDGFVGNLLLKFGEGLAAAVLKLIKNEVRKHPLAIFGKYLLKGAFKELLKRTDPAEYGGAPLLGVNGVALVSHGGANAKAIKNAIRGAGAFVEAEINRQISDRLKETNAHLVVAAPAVPVA; from the coding sequence ATGACCTCTCGCATCGCTCTGGACGCCATGGGGGGCGATCACGGCCTTCCCGTCAACATTGAAGGCGCCCTCCTCGCGCGTCAAGAGCTCGACCACGAAATCATCTTAGTGGGGGACCGTCCCCTGATCGAACAGGAATTGGCCCACCGGGGGCATCCCAACGCTTTCTTGATCCAGCACGCGCCCCGGGTGATCGGTATGCACGAGAAACCCGCGGACGCCTGTCGGTCCAAAAAAGACTCGAGCATCATGGTGTGCTCCGAATTGGTTGCCCAGGGAAAAGCCGACGCGTTCATTTCCGCCGGCAATTCCGGCGCCACCATGGCGGCCGCTTTGTGGCACCTGCGGCGCCTCCCCGGGGTCTCCCGCCCGGCCATCGCCACCCTCATGCCCACCTTGGTGGGCAACGCCGTCGTCCTGGACGTCGGCGCCAACGTCGACTGCAAACCCAAACACCTGCTCCAGTTCGCCGTCATGGGTTCCATTTACGCCCGCGCGATTTTGGACATTCCGTCCCCCCGGGTCGGGCTTTTGACCATCGGGGAGGAGGAGGGAAAAGGCAACCTGTTAACCCAGGAAACCCACCCCCTTCTCAAGGCCAGCGGCCTCAATTACGTCGGTCATGTGGAAGGCCGCGACGTTCCCGCCGGCGGCGCGGACGTGTTCGTTTGCGATGGGTTCGTCGGCAATTTGTTGTTGAAGTTCGGCGAAGGGTTGGCCGCGGCGGTTCTGAAGCTGATCAAAAACGAAGTCCGCAAGCACCCCCTCGCGATTTTCGGGAAATACCTGCTTAAAGGCGCTTTCAAGGAACTCCTCAAGCGCACGGACCCGGCGGAGTACGGCGGGGCGCCCCTCTTGGGCGTCAACGGCGTGGCCCTGGTCTCGCACGGCGGCGCCAACGCCAAGGCCATCAAGAACGCGATTCGCGGCGCCGGCGCTTTCGTGGAGGCCGAGATCAACCGTCAGATTTCCGATCGCCTCAAAGAAACCAACGCCCATTTGGTCGTCGCGGCCCCGGCCGTGCCGGTGGCCTGA